Proteins encoded by one window of Vibrio rumoiensis:
- a CDS encoding BCCT family transporter translates to MDVSTTKRSSTVLIPVFIPAVIVIALLVIGTISNPERAGAFFSELLSDVTTNFGWFYMLAVAIFLVFIVTVAISKWGEIKLGPDHSEPEYSFTEWFAMLFSAGYGIALLFFGVAEPVLHYAAPPTAAPESIEAAREAMQIAFFHWGFHIWAIYGLVGLSLAYFAFRHGLPLSMRSTLYPLIGDKIHGPIGHTVDVFAILGTLFGIATTLGLSVTQINTGLHYLWPEIPINSTVQIIAITLITLCALASVLAGMDKGVKNLSLLNIGLAVLLMLFVFVAGPTLFILNTFMQNTGNYLSNIVERTFNLQAYVSSDWIGNWTLFIFGWTIAWAPFVGLFIAKISRGRTIRQFVVGVMVVPTIFTFLWFSVFGDTALHMIMTDGYHHIIQEVQNNNAIALFKLFERLPMTSIISFITVILIITFFVTSSDSGSLVIDSLASGGVQETPAWQRTFWVAMEGIVASVLLLAGGLGALQTASVVSALPFAIIMLIAMVGMIKALRIEGHHEESQQQYMQTQQSTSSPVGKGLWKKRLANLVDFPVRSDVEKFISVTALNSMKRVEQELEAQDWEAEVTFDEELCRAHFEVFKEGQVEFIYEIRLRGYDLPEFAYEEGEEPEDKYYYRAEVFLRRGGQAYDVYNYEQQDIINDILNQFERYLHFIHISPGILPWNMEEHDDDVPPEQPEPSKA, encoded by the coding sequence ATGGATGTTTCAACGACCAAACGGTCATCGACGGTTTTGATACCCGTCTTTATACCTGCCGTTATCGTTATTGCTTTATTAGTGATAGGAACGATATCAAACCCCGAACGGGCTGGCGCTTTTTTCTCTGAGCTACTTTCTGACGTTACGACCAACTTTGGCTGGTTTTATATGCTAGCGGTTGCCATCTTTTTAGTCTTTATTGTGACGGTAGCAATCAGTAAGTGGGGCGAAATTAAGTTAGGGCCAGATCATTCGGAACCGGAGTATAGCTTTACAGAGTGGTTTGCGATGCTGTTTTCAGCAGGCTACGGTATTGCATTACTTTTCTTTGGAGTAGCAGAGCCTGTCTTACACTATGCTGCGCCGCCAACCGCCGCACCAGAAAGTATTGAAGCCGCTCGTGAAGCGATGCAAATTGCTTTTTTCCACTGGGGTTTTCATATTTGGGCTATCTATGGTTTAGTGGGTTTATCTCTTGCATATTTTGCTTTTCGTCATGGTTTACCGCTTTCGATGCGCTCCACGCTTTACCCATTGATCGGTGATAAAATTCACGGGCCAATCGGTCATACCGTGGATGTCTTTGCGATTTTAGGTACCTTGTTTGGTATTGCGACTACGCTTGGTCTATCGGTAACTCAAATCAATACCGGCCTACATTACCTATGGCCTGAGATTCCAATCAATAGCACAGTACAAATCATTGCCATTACCTTAATTACCTTGTGTGCATTGGCTTCGGTACTTGCTGGTATGGATAAAGGGGTGAAAAACTTATCTCTATTGAATATCGGCCTTGCGGTTCTACTGATGCTATTTGTGTTTGTTGCAGGTCCAACGCTGTTTATCTTAAATACCTTTATGCAGAATACTGGTAATTACTTAAGTAATATTGTTGAGCGTACTTTCAATCTACAAGCTTATGTATCAAGTGACTGGATTGGTAACTGGACGTTGTTCATCTTTGGTTGGACGATTGCATGGGCACCATTTGTTGGTCTGTTCATTGCGAAAATCAGCCGTGGTCGTACGATTCGCCAATTTGTTGTGGGTGTGATGGTGGTTCCAACTATCTTTACCTTCTTATGGTTCTCCGTGTTTGGTGATACCGCACTACACATGATCATGACCGATGGCTATCATCACATCATTCAAGAAGTACAAAATAATAACGCGATTGCTTTGTTCAAATTGTTTGAACGTCTGCCAATGACATCGATCATCTCGTTTATCACGGTAATTTTGATCATTACGTTCTTTGTTACTTCATCAGATTCGGGGTCTTTGGTTATCGACTCATTGGCTTCTGGTGGCGTTCAAGAGACTCCTGCATGGCAACGTACTTTCTGGGTTGCAATGGAAGGGATTGTTGCTTCAGTTCTATTACTCGCTGGTGGCCTTGGTGCATTGCAAACGGCAAGTGTGGTAAGTGCCTTACCATTTGCCATTATCATGTTAATTGCGATGGTGGGTATGATTAAAGCGTTGCGTATTGAAGGGCATCATGAAGAAAGCCAACAGCAATATATGCAAACGCAACAATCGACTTCTAGCCCTGTAGGTAAAGGCTTATGGAAAAAACGTTTAGCGAACCTGGTTGATTTCCCTGTTCGTTCTGACGTTGAAAAATTCATTAGCGTGACTGCACTTAATAGCATGAAGCGTGTTGAGCAAGAGCTTGAAGCACAAGATTGGGAAGCCGAAGTGACCTTTGATGAAGAGCTATGTCGCGCCCACTTTGAAGTATTCAAAGAAGGCCAAGTTGAGTTCATCTATGAAATTCGTCTCCGTGGCTACGACTTACCAGAGTTTGCTTATGAGGAAGGTGAAGAGCCGGAAGATAAGTATTATTACCGCGCTGAAGTGTTCTTACGCCGTGGTGGTCAAGCTTATGATGTGTATAACTACGAACAACAAGACATTATCAACGACATCTTGAACCAGTTCGAACGTTACCTTCACTTCATTCATATTTCACCAGGTATTCTACCTTGGAATATGGAAGAGCATGATGATGATGTGCCACCTGAACAACCAGAGCCTTCTAAAGCATAA
- a CDS encoding recombinase family protein, translated as MTQTQIIGYLRVSPKVEDIDNRIEVMTNETQADLYIERGIRGNVPLNERPQFQKAYAQLNAGDTLLIWWMTDFGLGFKLAYEVITDLLDKGIMVKTYHQNLTFKPSDEQTEAMLRLMKGYEEIETYQRLMAAELGRRKLKGNQEEWQAKFKGRRANHQLHQRIADLLTSDKTLQAIADETGASISTVKRVKAKFLNKTAH; from the coding sequence ATGACTCAAACACAAATAATTGGTTATCTACGTGTGTCGCCAAAAGTGGAAGACATTGATAACCGTATTGAGGTTATGACGAATGAAACACAAGCTGATTTATACATAGAGCGAGGTATTCGAGGTAATGTTCCTTTAAACGAAAGACCTCAATTTCAGAAAGCCTATGCTCAGTTAAATGCAGGGGACACGTTACTTATCTGGTGGATGACGGATTTTGGTCTTGGTTTCAAATTGGCCTATGAAGTTATTACCGATCTTCTTGATAAAGGCATAATGGTAAAAACCTACCATCAGAATCTGACTTTTAAGCCTAGCGATGAGCAAACTGAAGCAATGTTGCGGCTCATGAAAGGTTATGAAGAAATAGAAACCTACCAGCGTTTGATGGCCGCTGAACTCGGGCGAAGAAAACTGAAAGGCAATCAGGAAGAGTGGCAAGCCAAATTCAAAGGTCGACGCGCTAACCACCAATTGCATCAACGAATTGCTGATCTACTCACCAGCGATAAAACCTTACAAGCGATTGCTGATGAAACTGGAGCGAGCATCTCGACAGTGAAACGTGTTAAAGCCAAGTTCCTCAACAAAACCGCTCATTAA
- a CDS encoding siderophore-interacting protein translates to MKPNRKPKLATVVNSFELSANMQRVILQGDEFKSLQATDLGGYIKLMFHPEGHTDVSILEEGQRPVLRTYTISELDLVNGQIAVDFVKHEVDEKNKIISQEQGGYAIHWAMNAKVGDKISIGGPGTSQVIDLNAEQVFMVADMTSIPAITAKLSKLNDNATGHVIVQLSSPQDNPNWVLPKGMKLHTVIDHNPIQLSDAVTQLSINSQDVAIWCACEFTAMKAIRTHFNHQGAIQREKSYFSSYWKQGVTEDGHKVIKREDAESL, encoded by the coding sequence ATGAAACCAAACAGAAAACCGAAACTTGCCACTGTTGTTAACTCTTTTGAACTTTCAGCAAATATGCAACGTGTTATCTTACAGGGTGATGAGTTTAAATCATTACAAGCAACGGACCTAGGTGGCTACATCAAGCTCATGTTTCATCCTGAAGGTCATACTGACGTTTCGATTCTTGAAGAAGGTCAACGTCCAGTCCTGCGTACTTACACTATTAGTGAGTTAGATCTTGTTAATGGCCAGATTGCCGTCGATTTTGTAAAGCATGAAGTGGATGAAAAAAACAAAATCATCAGTCAAGAACAAGGTGGTTATGCGATTCATTGGGCGATGAATGCAAAAGTAGGTGATAAGATTTCGATTGGTGGCCCGGGTACGAGTCAAGTGATAGACCTGAATGCAGAACAAGTGTTCATGGTGGCAGATATGACGTCAATTCCAGCCATCACCGCTAAGCTGTCGAAGCTTAATGATAATGCGACCGGACATGTGATCGTGCAGTTGAGCTCACCGCAAGATAACCCCAACTGGGTGCTCCCCAAAGGCATGAAATTGCACACGGTTATTGACCATAATCCCATTCAGTTAAGTGATGCAGTTACTCAGCTATCCATAAATAGCCAGGATGTTGCCATTTGGTGTGCGTGCGAATTTACGGCGATGAAAGCGATTCGCACTCACTTTAACCATCAAGGTGCGATACAGCGAGAAAAGAGTTACTTCAGTAGCTATTGGAAGCAAGGCGTGACCGAAGATGGTCACAAAGTGATCAAGCGTGAAGACGCAGAGAGCTTGTGA